A genome region from Micromonospora inyonensis includes the following:
- a CDS encoding GNAT family N-acetyltransferase: MAGGVRLEPVDERNLEPLLSVAAAEAEPSDVMPPVEAPAGWSAARREAFREFHRAHFGGFDGPTGTVMFAILLGGEVVGMIRMARRTEPGTVETGMWLGLSARGQGIGAAALRELLNVAAAHGMRTVVAETTVDNTGALGVLTRCGAKLREDGRNVHAEICLDSAPPVP; encoded by the coding sequence GTGGCAGGTGGGGTCCGGCTGGAGCCGGTGGACGAGCGGAACCTGGAGCCGCTGCTCTCGGTGGCCGCCGCCGAGGCGGAGCCGAGTGACGTGATGCCGCCGGTGGAGGCACCGGCCGGTTGGTCGGCGGCCCGTCGGGAGGCGTTCCGCGAGTTCCACCGTGCGCACTTCGGCGGCTTCGACGGTCCCACCGGCACGGTCATGTTCGCGATCCTGCTCGGTGGTGAGGTCGTCGGCATGATCCGGATGGCCCGCCGGACGGAGCCCGGCACCGTGGAGACCGGCATGTGGCTGGGGCTCTCGGCCCGGGGCCAGGGAATCGGCGCGGCGGCCCTGCGGGAACTGCTCAACGTCGCCGCCGCGCACGGCATGCGTACCGTGGTGGCCGAGACGACCGTCGACAACACCGGGGCGCTCGGTGTGCTCACCCGGTGCGGCGCGAAGCTACGCGAGGACGGGCGGAACGTACACGCGGAAATCTGTCTGGATTCCGCCCCGCCGGTGCCGTAA
- a CDS encoding DUF3263 domain-containing protein, which produces MPDTDAVPSPRNAAGPDAPSRNAVGPDAPSRNAADPDAPPRKSGGGAAADPGATPGDAGAADGLTERERGILAFERHWWRHAGAKEQAIRDTFGLSATRYYQLLNALLDNPAALAAEPLLVGRLRRLRSSRARNRRR; this is translated from the coding sequence ATCCCCGACACGGACGCCGTCCCGTCGCCCCGGAACGCGGCTGGCCCGGACGCGCCGTCCCGGAACGCCGTTGGCCCGGACGCGCCGTCCCGGAACGCGGCTGACCCGGATGCGCCGCCCCGGAAGTCCGGTGGCGGGGCTGCCGCTGACCCGGGGGCGACGCCCGGGGACGCCGGTGCCGCGGACGGGCTGACCGAGCGCGAGCGGGGGATACTCGCCTTCGAACGGCACTGGTGGCGGCACGCCGGAGCCAAGGAACAGGCCATCCGGGACACCTTCGGTCTCTCCGCCACCCGGTACTACCAGCTCCTCAACGCGCTGCTGGACAATCCGGCCGCCCTCGCCGCCGAGCCGTTGCTGGTGGGCCGGCTCCGCCGGCTGCGCTCGTCCCGGGCCCGGAACCGCCGTCGCTGA
- a CDS encoding ABC transporter permease subunit yields the protein MSLYVTELRRLGKRRFTRYMALIGLLVLVAVAVGTFVTNEQIGPEQRAAAEREAQTQYEEQIRHAERERNACERAKATGEQSEGRFPDDCSVITPPPREAFEARWFLPSTFDFRNSFGATLVTYAAILGLITFVVGASFVGAEWSTGGMMNLLLWRPKRLTVLLTKLAALLTGVATVTVLGLLAWTAAFWAIGSFRGTTEKMTSGVWQSFALTGLRAFALVVVAAVIGFALASLGRHTAFALGGVLAVGVVGQFGLGVVLALADVKFPEAWLIPTYGLAWMGKEVTLENYDACNFSTSGDCKPDILTITWQHSSVLLVTGLVLALGAALWAMRRRDIA from the coding sequence ATGAGCCTGTACGTCACCGAGCTGCGTCGTCTCGGCAAGCGCCGCTTCACCCGGTACATGGCCCTGATCGGCCTCCTGGTGCTCGTCGCCGTGGCGGTCGGCACGTTCGTCACCAACGAGCAGATCGGCCCGGAGCAGCGTGCCGCCGCCGAGCGCGAGGCCCAGACGCAGTACGAGGAGCAGATCCGGCACGCGGAGCGGGAACGCAACGCGTGCGAGCGGGCGAAGGCGACCGGGGAACAGAGCGAGGGCCGTTTCCCCGACGACTGTTCGGTCATCACCCCGCCGCCGCGCGAAGCGTTCGAGGCGCGGTGGTTCCTGCCGTCGACCTTCGACTTCCGGAACAGCTTCGGGGCCACCCTGGTCACGTACGCGGCCATCCTGGGGTTGATCACCTTCGTGGTCGGCGCCTCCTTCGTCGGGGCCGAGTGGAGCACCGGCGGAATGATGAACCTGCTGCTCTGGCGGCCGAAACGGCTCACCGTCCTGCTGACCAAACTGGCCGCCCTGCTCACCGGCGTGGCTACGGTGACCGTGCTCGGTCTGCTCGCCTGGACGGCGGCGTTCTGGGCGATCGGCAGCTTCCGCGGCACCACGGAGAAGATGACCTCGGGCGTCTGGCAGTCCTTCGCCCTCACCGGCCTGCGCGCGTTCGCGTTGGTGGTGGTCGCGGCCGTGATCGGGTTCGCGCTGGCCTCGCTGGGGCGGCACACCGCCTTCGCCCTGGGCGGCGTGCTCGCGGTGGGCGTCGTCGGGCAGTTCGGTCTCGGCGTGGTGCTGGCCCTGGCCGACGTGAAGTTCCCCGAGGCATGGCTGATCCCCACCTACGGCCTGGCCTGGATGGGGAAGGAGGTCACGTTGGAGAACTACGACGCCTGTAACTTCTCGACGTCCGGCGACTGCAAGCCCGACATCCTGACCATCACCTGGCAGCACTCGTCGGTGCTGCTCGTCACCGGACTGGTGCTCGCCCTCGGCGCGGCCCTCTGGGCGATGCGCCGCCGCGACATCGCCTGA
- a CDS encoding ATP-binding cassette domain-containing protein encodes MPAVLEIEGLRKTYKSRRRGERHALDGFDMRVDAGQVHGFLGPNGSGKTTTLRTLLGLIRPNAGRMALLGREVPAALPEVAGQVGAIVESPQFFPHFSARDTLSLLAGAGDVPRHRVDEVLELVGLRDRAGERVKTYSLGMKQRLAVASALLKNPKLLILDEPANGLDPGGIREMRTLMRDLAASGMTVVLSSHILGEIQLICDSVTIISLGRRVAFGPVDDVLARYSGGAVRVRLDAVTDLPLAAETLRRANVQVTGYDDHLMLAGVDKPATVTRLLAENGLYVSELAPVTADLESVFLELTATAPVPGQHRQVDQSRKVGGSTQGGRSA; translated from the coding sequence GTGCCCGCCGTGCTGGAGATAGAAGGTCTACGCAAGACGTACAAGAGTCGGAGGCGCGGCGAGCGGCACGCGCTGGACGGCTTCGACATGCGGGTCGACGCCGGGCAGGTACACGGCTTCCTCGGCCCGAACGGATCGGGCAAGACCACCACCCTCCGTACCCTGCTCGGCCTGATCCGGCCGAACGCCGGCCGGATGGCGCTGCTGGGTCGCGAGGTCCCGGCCGCGCTGCCCGAGGTGGCCGGTCAGGTCGGTGCGATCGTGGAAAGTCCACAGTTCTTCCCGCACTTCTCCGCGCGGGACACCCTCTCGCTGCTCGCCGGGGCCGGGGACGTCCCGCGCCACCGGGTCGACGAGGTGCTGGAACTGGTCGGGCTCCGCGACCGCGCCGGGGAACGGGTCAAGACGTACTCGCTGGGCATGAAGCAGCGCCTCGCGGTCGCCTCGGCGCTGCTCAAGAACCCCAAGCTGCTGATCCTCGACGAGCCGGCCAACGGCCTCGACCCGGGTGGCATCCGGGAGATGCGCACCCTCATGCGGGACCTGGCCGCCTCCGGGATGACCGTGGTGCTCTCCAGTCACATCCTGGGCGAGATCCAGCTCATCTGCGACTCGGTCACCATCATCTCGCTGGGCCGTCGGGTCGCCTTCGGGCCGGTCGACGACGTGCTCGCCCGCTACTCCGGTGGCGCGGTGCGGGTCCGGCTCGACGCGGTCACCGACCTGCCGCTCGCCGCCGAGACGCTGCGCCGGGCCAACGTGCAGGTCACCGGCTACGACGACCACCTGATGCTGGCCGGCGTCGACAAGCCGGCGACGGTCACCCGGCTGCTCGCCGAGAACGGCCTCTACGTCAGTGAACTCGCCCCGGTCACCGCCGACCTGGAGAGCGTCTTCCTGGAACTGACGGCCACCGCGCCGGTTCCCGGCCAGCACCGCCAGGTCGACCAGTCCCGCAAGGTCGGCGGCAGCACCCAGGGAGGACGGAGCGCATGA
- a CDS encoding DeoR/GlpR family DNA-binding transcription regulator has product MDRYARWNALLEMLTDDGRVSVEEAAARLDVSQATIRRDFDQLAQQQMITRTRGGAVANGVSYDLPLRYKTAKHSAEKQRIGAAAAALVSPGTVVGLNGGTTSTEVARALAVRPDLNTSAEGAQLTVVTNALNIANELLVRSRMKIVVAGGVVRPKSFELVGPLGGALLREVTLDVALLGVDAIDPHLGAAAHHEGEAAMNNLMVARARRVVIIADSSKLGGHAFARICPVDRVETLVTDSGADPTVVAEFRAAGVTVVCA; this is encoded by the coding sequence GTGGACCGGTACGCCCGATGGAACGCTCTGCTGGAGATGCTGACCGACGACGGTCGAGTCAGCGTCGAGGAGGCCGCCGCGCGGCTGGACGTCTCCCAGGCCACCATCCGTCGCGACTTCGACCAGCTCGCCCAACAGCAGATGATCACCCGCACCCGGGGTGGGGCGGTGGCCAACGGGGTCTCGTACGACCTGCCGCTGCGGTACAAGACCGCCAAGCACTCGGCCGAGAAGCAGCGGATCGGGGCGGCCGCCGCCGCGCTGGTCTCGCCCGGCACCGTGGTCGGCCTCAACGGCGGCACCACCAGCACCGAGGTCGCCCGGGCCCTCGCCGTCCGGCCCGACCTCAACACCAGCGCCGAGGGCGCCCAGCTCACCGTGGTCACCAACGCCCTGAACATCGCCAACGAACTGCTGGTCCGGTCCCGGATGAAGATCGTGGTGGCCGGCGGGGTGGTGCGGCCGAAGTCGTTCGAACTGGTCGGCCCGCTGGGCGGGGCGCTGCTGCGCGAGGTCACCCTGGACGTCGCCCTGCTCGGGGTGGACGCGATCGATCCGCATCTCGGGGCAGCCGCCCACCACGAGGGGGAGGCGGCGATGAACAACCTGATGGTGGCCCGGGCCCGACGGGTGGTGATCATCGCCGACTCGTCCAAGCTGGGCGGTCACGCCTTCGCCCGGATCTGCCCGGTGGACCGGGTGGAGACCCTGGTCACCGACTCCGGGGCCGATCCCACCGTGGTCGCCGAGTTCCGGGCTGCCGGGGTCACCGTCGTCTGTGCCTGA
- a CDS encoding SIS domain-containing protein, producing MAYVDAEIASQPDCWREAANLAPTVTDRLPHPGERVAVVGCGTSWFMSSAYAARREAAGLGETDAFQASEFPLGRRYDRLVAITRSGTTTEVTDLLAALRGQLPTTVIVGDPDSPAARLADAAVTLPFADERSVVQTRFATTALALLRAHLGDNVPALAADAEVAVRAPLPLDPARVEQATFLGRGWTVGLAQEAALKCREAATYWAEAYPAMDYRHGPISIAAPGRLVWAFGDIPDGLAEDVAATGAAFVHSRTNGCRTVLGRWAAGRNPVDPMADLILAQRFAVALATCRGLDPDAPRHLSRSVVLA from the coding sequence ATGGCGTACGTGGACGCGGAGATCGCCAGCCAGCCCGACTGCTGGCGGGAAGCGGCGAACCTGGCCCCGACCGTCACTGATCGGCTTCCCCACCCCGGCGAGCGGGTGGCCGTCGTCGGCTGCGGGACCTCCTGGTTCATGAGCAGCGCGTACGCGGCCCGCCGCGAAGCCGCCGGGCTCGGCGAGACCGACGCCTTCCAGGCTTCCGAATTCCCCCTCGGTCGCCGTTACGACCGGCTCGTGGCGATCACCCGCTCCGGCACCACCACCGAGGTCACCGACCTGCTCGCCGCGCTGCGCGGCCAACTGCCGACCACGGTGATCGTCGGCGACCCGGACTCCCCCGCGGCCCGCCTCGCCGACGCCGCCGTCACGCTGCCCTTCGCCGACGAGCGTTCGGTGGTGCAGACCCGCTTCGCCACCACCGCCCTGGCCCTGCTCCGCGCCCACCTCGGCGACAACGTCCCCGCGCTGGCCGCCGACGCCGAGGTGGCCGTCCGCGCGCCGCTGCCGCTCGACCCGGCCCGGGTCGAGCAGGCCACCTTCCTCGGTCGGGGCTGGACCGTCGGCCTGGCCCAGGAGGCCGCGCTCAAGTGCCGGGAGGCGGCCACCTACTGGGCCGAGGCATACCCGGCGATGGACTACCGGCACGGGCCGATCTCGATCGCCGCCCCCGGGCGGCTGGTCTGGGCCTTCGGCGACATCCCGGACGGGCTCGCCGAGGACGTCGCCGCCACCGGCGCGGCCTTCGTGCACAGCCGTACCAACGGTTGCCGCACCGTGCTCGGACGGTGGGCCGCCGGGCGCAACCCGGTGGACCCGATGGCCGACCTGATCCTGGCGCAGCGGTTCGCGGTCGCGCTCGCCACCTGCCGGGGCCTCGACCCCGACGCTCCCCGGCACCTGTCCCGTTCCGTGGTCCTCGCGTGA
- a CDS encoding ROK family protein, protein MTAEPPVAGPAGDPVVVALDVGGTGMKCALVRPDGSVVHAERHPTGADRGPDAVAGTILDVAGGLADTARAGGFTPQALGVAVPGVIDEATGVAVWSANLGFRDVPLRKLAAKRLGLPTALGHDVRAGGLAEARLGAGRGTRHVLFVAVGTGIAAAHVVDGSAAVGAHGAAGEIGHILVRPNGPRCGCGGTGCLEAVASAAAIGRRYAELSGVPGSTAAEVVERAVAGEELAREVWSSAVEALADGLATGQALFDVETIVLGGGLVRAGRHLLDPLRTAVRERMTFHREPRLVAATLGDEAGCLGAALLALDSRET, encoded by the coding sequence GTGACCGCAGAACCGCCCGTCGCCGGCCCGGCCGGCGACCCGGTGGTCGTCGCGCTCGACGTCGGCGGAACCGGGATGAAGTGCGCCCTGGTCCGCCCGGACGGCTCCGTCGTGCACGCCGAACGGCACCCGACCGGGGCCGACCGGGGTCCGGACGCGGTGGCGGGGACCATCCTGGACGTCGCCGGGGGACTCGCCGACACCGCCCGCGCCGGTGGGTTCACCCCGCAGGCGCTCGGCGTCGCCGTACCCGGCGTGATCGACGAGGCCACCGGGGTGGCGGTCTGGTCGGCGAACCTGGGCTTCCGGGACGTACCGCTGCGGAAGCTGGCGGCCAAACGGCTCGGGCTGCCCACGGCGCTCGGCCACGACGTGCGCGCCGGGGGCCTGGCCGAGGCCCGGCTGGGTGCCGGGCGCGGCACGCGGCACGTCCTCTTCGTCGCGGTCGGCACCGGCATCGCCGCCGCCCACGTGGTCGACGGCTCGGCCGCCGTCGGCGCGCACGGCGCCGCCGGGGAGATCGGCCACATCCTGGTACGCCCCAACGGTCCGCGCTGCGGCTGCGGAGGGACCGGCTGCCTGGAGGCGGTGGCCTCGGCCGCCGCGATCGGCCGCCGTTACGCCGAACTGTCCGGTGTGCCGGGAAGCACCGCCGCCGAGGTGGTCGAGCGGGCGGTGGCCGGCGAGGAACTGGCCCGCGAGGTGTGGAGCAGTGCCGTCGAGGCGCTCGCCGACGGCCTCGCCACCGGTCAGGCGCTCTTCGACGTGGAGACCATCGTGCTCGGCGGCGGCCTGGTCCGGGCCGGTCGGCATCTGCTCGACCCGCTGCGTACCGCAGTGCGGGAACGGATGACCTTCCACCGGGAGCCGCGCCTGGTCGCCGCCACACTCGGCGACGAGGCCGGCTGTCTCGGTGCGGCCCTGCTCGCCCTCGACTCCCGGGAGACGTGA
- the nagA gene encoding N-acetylglucosamine-6-phosphate deacetylase codes for MTQRVTGKVVTPTGVIRQGCVEIGDGKIRAVAEYPSVRDGHWIVPGFVDMHTHGGGGHTFTTGDPQAARRAAAFHLRHGTTTLLASLVSSPFALMREATTAFAPLVREGVLAGIHFEGPYLSTARCGAQNPEFLRDPSTEELSELIRLGEGAVRMVTLAPERTGALEAIKLLAGNRVVAAIGHTDASYDQTRAAVTAGASVGTHLFNGMRPVHHREPGPAVALLSAPNVVCELVADGVHLHDGMLAFATTVAGPERTALITDAMAAAGMTDGEYELGGQSVTVADGVARLTRDGAIAGSTLTMDAALRHAVAAGIEMSDACRMTATTPARALGLGDRLGALQVGLRADLVVLDDDLAVVRVMRGGEWLD; via the coding sequence ATGACCCAACGGGTGACCGGCAAGGTGGTGACCCCGACCGGTGTGATCCGCCAGGGGTGCGTGGAGATCGGTGACGGCAAGATCCGGGCAGTCGCCGAGTATCCGTCGGTGCGCGACGGGCACTGGATCGTCCCCGGCTTCGTGGACATGCACACCCACGGCGGCGGCGGGCACACCTTCACCACCGGCGACCCGCAGGCCGCCCGGCGGGCCGCCGCGTTCCACCTGCGGCACGGCACCACCACCCTGCTGGCCAGCCTGGTCAGCTCCCCGTTCGCGCTGATGCGGGAGGCCACCACGGCGTTCGCCCCGCTGGTGCGGGAGGGGGTGCTCGCCGGCATCCACTTCGAGGGTCCGTACCTGTCGACGGCCCGGTGCGGGGCGCAGAACCCGGAGTTCCTGCGGGACCCGTCCACCGAGGAGCTCAGCGAGTTGATCCGCCTCGGCGAGGGCGCGGTCCGGATGGTCACCCTGGCCCCGGAGCGGACCGGCGCGCTGGAGGCGATCAAACTGCTCGCCGGCAACCGGGTGGTCGCGGCGATCGGGCACACCGACGCCAGCTACGACCAGACCCGGGCGGCGGTCACCGCCGGAGCCAGCGTCGGCACCCACCTGTTCAACGGGATGCGCCCGGTGCACCACCGCGAGCCGGGACCGGCGGTGGCCCTGCTCTCCGCGCCGAACGTGGTCTGCGAGCTGGTCGCCGACGGAGTGCACCTGCACGACGGGATGCTCGCCTTCGCCACCACGGTCGCCGGCCCCGAGCGGACCGCCCTGATCACCGACGCGATGGCCGCCGCCGGCATGACCGACGGCGAGTACGAGCTGGGTGGCCAGTCGGTCACCGTGGCCGACGGGGTGGCCCGGCTGACCCGGGACGGCGCGATCGCCGGAAGCACCCTCACCATGGATGCCGCACTGCGGCACGCGGTGGCCGCCGGGATCGAGATGTCCGACGCCTGCCGGATGACCGCCACCACCCCGGCCCGTGCGCTCGGTCTCGGCGACCGCCTCGGTGCGTTGCAGGTCGGCCTCCGCGCCGACCTGGTGGTCCTCGACGACGACCTCGCCGTGGTCCGGGTGATGCGCGGCGGTGAGTGGCTGGACTGA
- a CDS encoding DUF4032 domain-containing protein has translation MRITSALVDPALLDLPWATPLEEWPAEHLVALPQGISRHIVRFVRLGGYVYAVKETGERVAEREYDLLRALERIDFPAVEAVAIVADRHAPDGQPLDPVLITRHLQFSLPYRALFSHTLRPETLERLLDALAALIVRMHLTGFFWGDCSLSNTLFRRDAGAFAAYLVDAETGALHSSLSNGQRGEDLEIARVNIFGEALDLQAAGLLHESVDPEMVCEEVVQRYERLWHEITYEQQVERDARHDIERRIRRLNEMGFDVAEVALSTIDNGRYLVRPKVVDAGYHTRRLLRLTGLDAEENQARKLLNDLDAYRAESDLTDEQQAAHRWLTEVFEPVVRAVPAHLRRKLEPQELFTQIVEHKWLLSERAGRDVGMGPAVQSFLSDVLVHRPDEQAVLGVDVDAV, from the coding sequence GTGCGGATCACTTCGGCTCTCGTCGACCCGGCGTTGCTCGACCTGCCCTGGGCGACCCCGTTGGAGGAGTGGCCTGCCGAGCACCTGGTGGCCCTCCCACAGGGCATCTCCCGGCACATCGTCCGGTTCGTCCGGCTCGGCGGTTACGTCTACGCGGTCAAGGAGACCGGTGAGCGGGTCGCCGAGCGGGAGTACGACCTGCTCCGGGCGCTGGAACGGATCGACTTCCCGGCCGTGGAGGCGGTGGCGATCGTCGCCGACCGGCACGCCCCGGACGGGCAGCCGCTGGACCCGGTGCTGATCACCCGGCACCTCCAGTTCTCCCTGCCGTACCGGGCGCTCTTCTCGCACACCCTGCGTCCGGAGACCCTGGAACGGCTCCTCGACGCGCTCGCCGCGCTGATCGTCCGGATGCACCTGACCGGGTTCTTCTGGGGCGACTGCTCGCTGTCGAACACGCTGTTCCGCCGGGACGCCGGTGCGTTCGCCGCGTACCTGGTGGACGCCGAGACCGGGGCCCTGCACAGTTCCCTCTCCAACGGCCAGCGGGGCGAGGACCTGGAGATCGCCCGGGTGAACATCTTCGGAGAGGCGCTGGACCTCCAGGCGGCCGGCCTGCTGCACGAGTCGGTCGACCCGGAGATGGTCTGCGAGGAGGTCGTGCAGCGGTACGAGCGGCTCTGGCACGAGATCACCTACGAGCAGCAGGTCGAGCGGGACGCCCGCCACGACATCGAGCGGCGGATCCGGCGTCTCAACGAGATGGGCTTCGACGTGGCCGAGGTGGCGCTCTCCACGATCGACAACGGGCGTTACCTCGTTCGTCCGAAGGTCGTCGACGCCGGCTACCACACCCGGCGGCTGCTCCGGCTGACCGGCCTGGACGCGGAGGAGAACCAGGCCCGCAAGCTCCTCAACGACCTGGACGCGTACCGGGCGGAGAGCGACCTGACCGACGAGCAGCAGGCCGCGCACCGCTGGCTGACCGAGGTGTTCGAGCCGGTGGTCCGGGCGGTCCCCGCCCACCTGCGGCGCAAGCTGGAACCGCAGGAGCTGTTCACCCAGATCGTCGAGCACAAGTGGCTGCTCTCCGAGCGGGCCGGCCGGGACGTCGGCATGGGACCGGCGGTCCAGTCCTTCCTGAGCGACGTGCTGGTGCACCGCCCGGACGAGCAGGCCGTCCTCGGCGTCGACGTGGACGCCGTCTGA
- a CDS encoding phosphatase PAP2 family protein gives MVAVREPTTVRRDARLRPVRPAGWWCDALLLAGLVAITVALANRHLFGVDRAVADWAEAHRPPVAYGVAVVFNYLGQGTPLTLLTAGLGLLLAVRLHSLRPLLPTVVAFALTNVTIGPAKVWTARPAPSASIKEPCLPPEQTLPLFQDDLPFKYAQSYPSGHVANAIVWYGVLALLLAPLLRSYGRSMSPRLVTVVRVVPPVVVMFTTTYLGWHWLTDSVAGLLLGLLLDRILHRMPWNDLPLPGRLRKWAGPFVPHAG, from the coding sequence GTGGTCGCCGTGCGGGAGCCGACGACGGTACGACGGGACGCGCGGCTGCGGCCGGTCCGCCCCGCCGGCTGGTGGTGCGACGCGCTGCTGCTGGCCGGGCTGGTGGCGATCACCGTGGCGCTCGCCAACCGCCACCTCTTCGGCGTCGACCGGGCGGTGGCCGACTGGGCCGAGGCGCACCGGCCCCCGGTGGCGTACGGCGTCGCGGTGGTCTTCAACTACCTCGGGCAGGGCACCCCGCTGACCCTGCTCACGGCGGGGCTCGGGCTCCTGCTGGCGGTCCGGCTCCACTCGCTGCGTCCGCTCCTGCCCACCGTGGTGGCCTTCGCGCTGACGAACGTCACCATCGGCCCGGCGAAGGTGTGGACCGCACGACCCGCGCCGAGTGCCAGCATCAAGGAGCCGTGCCTGCCGCCCGAGCAGACGCTCCCCCTCTTCCAGGACGACCTGCCTTTCAAGTACGCCCAGTCGTACCCGTCGGGGCACGTGGCCAACGCCATCGTCTGGTACGGCGTCCTGGCGCTGCTGCTCGCCCCACTGCTGCGCAGCTACGGCCGGAGCATGTCACCCCGGCTGGTGACCGTGGTCCGGGTGGTTCCGCCGGTGGTGGTCATGTTCACCACGACCTACCTGGGCTGGCACTGGCTGACCGACTCGGTGGCCGGTCTGCTGCTCGGGCTGCTTCTGGACCGCATCCTGCACCGGATGCCCTGGAACGACCTGCCGCTGCCGGGGCGGCTGCGCAAGTGGGCCGGACCGTTCGTCCCGCACGCCGGGTAG
- a CDS encoding APC family permease, whose product MERLARRLGVPDAVVIGLGSMLGAGVFVVFAPAASAAGGAGLLLALALAGFIAFCNATSSARLAARYPESGGTYVYGRERLGPYAGFLAGWGFVVGKTASCAAMALTIGAYLWPGQARLVAVAAVVAVTGVNLRGIGKTATATKVLVGVVLAVLALVAVTGVGSVSVDRLGDLDGTGRGVLTAAGLLFFAFAGYARIATLGEEVRDPERTIPRAVPLALGIVLAIYLALGMVAVGVLGADALASSVAPLADVVTAAGLPDLAWVVRAGATVAVTGVLLSLVAGVGRTTLAMARRRDLPGALAAVHPRYQVPHRAELAVAAVVIVVVLLGDVRGAIGFSSCTVLVYYAITNASALTLEREPGRWLPVRALAVAGLVGCLLLAVNLPLSSVLAGFGVLALGTIWYAVRHHLASQRSG is encoded by the coding sequence GTGGAACGGCTGGCGCGGCGCTTGGGCGTACCCGATGCGGTGGTCATCGGACTGGGTTCGATGCTCGGCGCGGGTGTCTTCGTGGTCTTCGCGCCGGCCGCGTCGGCAGCTGGCGGCGCGGGTCTGCTGCTCGCCCTGGCCCTGGCCGGGTTCATCGCGTTCTGCAACGCGACCAGCTCGGCCCGGCTGGCCGCCCGCTACCCCGAGTCCGGCGGCACCTATGTGTACGGACGGGAACGGCTCGGCCCGTACGCCGGTTTCCTCGCCGGCTGGGGATTCGTCGTCGGCAAGACGGCGAGCTGCGCGGCGATGGCGCTGACCATCGGGGCGTACCTCTGGCCGGGGCAGGCGCGGCTCGTCGCGGTCGCCGCGGTCGTGGCGGTGACCGGCGTGAACCTGCGCGGCATCGGCAAGACCGCGACCGCGACGAAGGTCCTGGTCGGCGTGGTGCTGGCGGTGCTGGCCCTGGTCGCGGTGACCGGCGTCGGCTCGGTCTCGGTCGACCGGCTCGGTGACCTCGACGGCACCGGCCGGGGCGTGCTCACCGCCGCCGGGCTGCTCTTCTTCGCCTTCGCCGGGTACGCCCGGATCGCCACCCTCGGCGAGGAGGTCCGCGACCCGGAACGGACCATCCCCCGGGCGGTGCCGCTGGCGCTCGGCATCGTGCTGGCGATCTACCTGGCCCTGGGCATGGTCGCGGTCGGCGTGCTCGGGGCCGACGCGCTGGCCTCGTCCGTCGCGCCCCTGGCCGACGTGGTCACCGCCGCCGGGCTGCCCGACCTGGCCTGGGTGGTCCGCGCCGGGGCGACCGTCGCGGTGACCGGGGTGCTGCTCTCCCTGGTCGCCGGGGTCGGCCGGACGACACTGGCGATGGCCCGCCGCCGCGACCTGCCCGGCGCCCTCGCCGCCGTGCACCCCCGGTACCAGGTGCCGCACCGCGCCGAACTGGCCGTCGCCGCCGTGGTGATCGTCGTGGTGCTGCTCGGTGACGTACGCGGGGCGATCGGCTTCTCGAGCTGCACCGTGCTGGTCTACTACGCGATCACCAACGCGTCGGCCCTGACGTTGGAGCGGGAGCCGGGCCGGTGGTTGCCGGTGCGGGCGCTGGCGGTGGCGGGACTGGTCGGCTGTCTGCTGCTCGCGGTCAACCTGCCACTGTCGAGCGTGCTCGCCGGCTTCGGCGTCCTCGCCCTCGGCACGATCTGGTACGCCGTCCGCCACCACCTCGCCTCCCAACGGTCTGGTTGA